The following are encoded together in the Nocardioides okcheonensis genome:
- a CDS encoding Re/Si-specific NAD(P)(+) transhydrogenase subunit alpha translates to MRIGIPRESRPGETLVAATATTAARLAALGYEVVVEHGAGEAADQPDTAYEGAGVRLGEADDVWSSDVVVKVNAPSDEELARLRPGATVVGLLAPARSPELVERLAAAGVTALAMDAVPRISRAQSMDVLSSMANVAGYRAVIEAAHEFGRLFTGQVTAAGKVPPARVFVVGAGVAGLAAIGAAGSLGAVVRAFDVRPEVAEQVESMGAQFVTVDMEQEVSSDGYAKEMTAEQEAATAAMYDEEARAADIVITTALIPGRPAPLLVTAETVAAMRPGSVVVDMAAANGGNVAATVKDEKVVTANGVTVLGYTDLAGRLAAQTSQLYGTNIVNLLTLLTPGKDGVLALDLDDVVQRGITVTRDGETMWPPPPVQVSAAPAAAAPAATEPVVQKAPPDPRRRMYAAGLAAVLFLALATAAPPSFLPSLTVFVLAVVIGFYVIGNVHHALHTPLMSVTNAISGIIVVGAVLQAPTDNVVVQVIAGIAVLLASINVFGGFTVTRRMLNMFQKG, encoded by the coding sequence GTGCGCATCGGCATCCCCCGCGAGTCCCGTCCCGGCGAGACGCTGGTCGCGGCCACGGCGACGACGGCGGCGAGGCTCGCCGCCCTGGGCTACGAGGTGGTGGTCGAGCACGGCGCGGGGGAGGCGGCGGACCAGCCCGACACGGCCTACGAGGGCGCCGGCGTGCGCCTCGGCGAAGCCGACGACGTGTGGTCGAGCGACGTGGTGGTGAAGGTCAACGCGCCGTCCGACGAGGAGCTCGCGCGGCTGCGGCCCGGCGCGACCGTCGTCGGCCTGCTGGCCCCGGCCCGCAGCCCCGAACTGGTCGAGCGCCTCGCCGCGGCCGGCGTGACGGCGCTCGCGATGGACGCGGTGCCGCGGATCTCGCGCGCCCAGTCGATGGACGTGCTGTCGTCGATGGCCAACGTCGCGGGCTACCGCGCGGTCATCGAGGCGGCCCACGAGTTCGGCCGGCTCTTCACCGGCCAGGTCACCGCGGCCGGCAAGGTCCCGCCCGCGCGGGTCTTCGTCGTCGGCGCCGGCGTCGCAGGGCTCGCCGCGATCGGGGCCGCGGGCTCGCTGGGCGCGGTCGTGCGGGCGTTCGACGTACGCCCCGAGGTCGCCGAGCAGGTCGAGTCGATGGGCGCGCAGTTCGTCACCGTCGACATGGAGCAGGAGGTCTCCTCCGACGGCTACGCCAAGGAGATGACCGCCGAGCAGGAGGCCGCGACCGCGGCGATGTACGACGAGGAGGCGCGCGCCGCCGACATCGTCATCACCACCGCGCTCATCCCCGGCCGCCCGGCGCCGCTGCTGGTGACCGCCGAGACGGTCGCGGCGATGCGACCCGGGTCGGTCGTCGTCGACATGGCCGCCGCCAACGGCGGCAACGTCGCCGCGACGGTCAAGGACGAGAAGGTGGTCACCGCCAACGGGGTCACGGTGCTCGGCTACACCGACCTCGCCGGCCGCCTGGCCGCGCAGACCAGCCAGCTCTACGGCACCAACATCGTCAACCTGCTGACCCTGCTCACCCCGGGCAAGGACGGCGTCCTCGCGCTCGACCTCGACGACGTGGTCCAGCGCGGCATCACCGTGACCCGCGACGGCGAGACGATGTGGCCGCCGCCGCCGGTGCAGGTCTCGGCCGCGCCGGCAGCTGCCGCGCCGGCCGCGACGGAGCCCGTCGTGCAGAAGGCCCCGCCCGACCCCCGCCGCCGGATGTACGCCGCCGGGCTCGCGGCGGTGCTGTTCCTCGCGCTGGCGACGGCCGCCCCGCCGAGCTTCCTGCCGAGCCTGACGGTCTTCGTGCTCGCGGTGGTGATCGGCTTCTACGTCATCGGCAACGTCCACCACGCGCTCCACACCCCGCTCATGAGCGTCACCAACGCGATCAGCGGGATCATCGTGGTCGGCGCGGTCCTCCAGGCGCCCACCGACAACGTCGTGGTCCAGGTCATCGCCGGGATCGCGGTCCTGCTCGCCAGCATCAACGTCTTCGGTGGCTTCACGGTCACCCGGCGGATGCTCAACATGTTCCAGAAGGGCTGA
- the pntB gene encoding Re/Si-specific NAD(P)(+) transhydrogenase subunit beta, giving the protein MVEFVQGAYILAALLFILALAGLSRHETARRGNAFGIAGMALALVATLLLVLDLLGRDYVDQGPVVTGLVIVLVAGTVGALIGLRLARRVEMTGMPELIAMMHSFVGLAAVMVGYNTFIEGADAPGLTDGVHNAEVFVGVFIGAVTFTGSVVANLKLSARMSSAPMTLPGRHLLNLAILVASVLLMVWFMNAYAWDGLWALLLMTVLALVLGFHLVAAIGGGDMPVVVSMLNSYSGWAAAAAGFMLGNDLLIITGALVGSSGAILSWIMCRAMNRSFVSVIAGGFGSDGAVSGEARDYGEHREIQADAVAELLANASSVVITPGYGMAVAQAQYPVAEMTKKLREKGVDVRFGIHPVAGRLPGHMNVLLAEAKVPYDIVLEMDEINDDLPDTDVVLVIGANDTVNPAAMEEPGSPIAGMPVLEVWKARDVVVFKRSMATGYAGVQNPLFFKDNTQMLFGDAKDKVTEIVSALG; this is encoded by the coding sequence GTGGTCGAGTTCGTCCAGGGCGCCTACATCCTCGCGGCGCTCCTCTTCATCCTCGCGCTCGCCGGGCTGAGCCGGCACGAGACCGCGCGACGCGGCAACGCCTTCGGCATCGCGGGCATGGCGCTCGCGCTGGTCGCGACGCTGCTGCTGGTCCTCGACCTGCTCGGGCGCGACTACGTCGACCAGGGCCCCGTCGTGACCGGCCTGGTGATCGTCCTGGTCGCCGGCACGGTCGGGGCACTGATCGGGCTCCGGCTCGCCCGGCGCGTCGAGATGACCGGCATGCCCGAGCTGATCGCGATGATGCACAGCTTCGTCGGCCTGGCCGCGGTGATGGTCGGCTACAACACCTTCATCGAGGGCGCCGACGCACCGGGCCTGACCGACGGCGTGCACAACGCCGAGGTCTTCGTCGGCGTCTTCATCGGCGCGGTCACCTTCACCGGCTCGGTCGTCGCCAACCTCAAGCTCAGCGCCCGGATGTCGTCGGCCCCGATGACGCTGCCGGGCCGACACCTGCTCAACCTCGCCATCCTGGTCGCCTCCGTGCTGCTGATGGTCTGGTTCATGAACGCCTACGCCTGGGACGGGCTGTGGGCGCTGCTGCTCATGACCGTCCTCGCGCTGGTGCTCGGCTTCCACCTCGTCGCGGCCATCGGCGGCGGAGACATGCCGGTGGTCGTGTCGATGCTCAACAGCTACTCCGGGTGGGCCGCGGCCGCGGCCGGGTTCATGCTCGGCAACGACCTGCTGATCATCACCGGCGCGCTCGTCGGCTCGTCCGGTGCGATCCTCAGCTGGATCATGTGCAGGGCGATGAACCGCTCGTTCGTCAGCGTGATCGCCGGCGGGTTCGGCTCCGACGGGGCGGTCAGCGGCGAGGCCCGCGACTACGGCGAGCACCGCGAGATCCAGGCCGACGCGGTCGCCGAGCTGCTGGCGAACGCCTCGAGCGTGGTGATCACGCCCGGCTACGGGATGGCGGTCGCGCAGGCGCAGTACCCGGTCGCGGAGATGACGAAGAAGCTGCGCGAGAAGGGCGTCGACGTGCGCTTCGGCATCCACCCCGTCGCCGGCCGCCTGCCCGGGCACATGAACGTGCTGCTCGCCGAGGCCAAGGTGCCCTACGACATCGTGCTCGAGATGGACGAGATCAACGACGACCTCCCCGACACCGACGTCGTCCTGGTCATCGGCGCCAACGACACCGTCAACCCGGCCGCGATGGAGGAGCCCGGCTCCCCCATCGCCGGGATGCCGGTCCTCGAGGTGTGGAAGGCGCGCGACGTCGTCGTGTTCAAGCGGTCGATGGCCACCGGCTACGCCGGCGTGCAGAACCCGCTGTTCTTCAAGGACAACACCCAGATGCTGTTCGGGGACGCCAAGGACAAGGTCACCGAGATCGTCTCCGCGCTGGGCTGA
- a CDS encoding LacI family DNA-binding transcriptional regulator, whose product MRIRLSEIAERSGVSISTVSRVLNEQPNVSPQTRRQVLTAIDVLGYDRPVRLRPRAGGLVGLVMPELENPFFPRLAHHLELHLSRVGLSTVLCSQTLGGVHEDDYVANLLEHSVAGIVFVSGVHALVNSDPARYQRLLDLGLPVVLVNGALAGLEAPCVSTDDVAAVELAVQHLEHMGHRRIGAALGQLRYVPAQRKKDAFLATVARRGLVPDDLDAADLVESTTYSVQGGQSAAERLLDRGVTGIVCGSDVMALGVVRAARGRGLRVPEDVSVVGSDDSQMMEFCDPPLTTVRQPAEALAQAASQEIAEQIAGSPPHGGEVLYRPELVVRGSTASAPD is encoded by the coding sequence GTGAGGATCAGGCTGAGCGAGATCGCGGAGCGCTCCGGCGTCAGCATCAGCACCGTCAGCCGGGTCCTCAACGAGCAGCCCAACGTGAGCCCGCAGACCCGGCGCCAGGTGCTCACCGCCATCGACGTGCTCGGCTACGACCGGCCCGTACGCCTGCGGCCCCGCGCCGGCGGGCTGGTCGGCCTGGTCATGCCGGAGCTGGAGAACCCCTTCTTCCCGCGGCTCGCGCACCACCTCGAGCTGCACCTCTCCCGGGTGGGCCTGTCGACCGTGCTGTGCAGCCAGACGCTGGGCGGCGTGCACGAGGACGACTACGTCGCCAACCTGCTCGAGCACTCGGTGGCCGGCATCGTCTTCGTCTCGGGCGTGCACGCCCTGGTCAACAGCGACCCCGCCCGCTACCAGCGGCTGCTCGACCTGGGCCTGCCCGTCGTGCTCGTCAACGGCGCGCTCGCGGGCCTTGAGGCGCCGTGCGTCTCCACCGACGACGTGGCCGCCGTCGAGCTCGCCGTGCAGCACCTCGAGCACATGGGCCACCGCCGCATCGGCGCAGCGCTCGGCCAGCTGCGCTACGTCCCGGCGCAGCGCAAGAAGGACGCCTTCCTCGCCACCGTCGCCCGACGCGGCCTGGTCCCCGACGACCTCGACGCCGCGGACCTCGTCGAGAGCACGACGTACTCCGTGCAGGGCGGGCAGAGCGCCGCCGAGCGGCTGCTCGACCGCGGCGTCACCGGGATCGTCTGCGGCTCCGACGTGATGGCGCTCGGCGTCGTGCGCGCGGCGCGCGGGCGCGGGCTGCGGGTGCCGGAGGACGTGTCCGTCGTCGGCAGCGACGACAGCCAGATGATGGAGTTCTGCGACCCGCCGCTCACGACCGTGCGGCAGCCGGCCGAGGCGCTCGCCCAGGCGGCGAGCCAGGAGATCGCCGAGCAGATCGCCGGTTCCCCGCCGCACGGGGGCGAGGTGCTCTACCGCCCCGAGCTGGTGGTGCGTGGCTCGACCGCCAGCGCGCCGGACTGA
- a CDS encoding sugar ABC transporter substrate-binding protein, with amino-acid sequence MRRLSRTLGPVAVAVLALTAAGCGGGSGSGSGSSDADSTSSSSPSADGGGGDADLLVWTDALKIDAVKQVAEDFGEANGINVKVQAISEDLQGSFVTADAAGNGPDVVVGAHDWIGNLVQNGAIDPLNLAPDELSGYSEKAVQATTYDGKLYGVPYGIEALALYRNTEVVPDEPASMDDAIAAGEAAVKAGKVDSALNLPVGELGDAYHMEPILTSFGGYIFSYDDATGYDAQDVGIGKEGSVKAAEEISRLAKAKVLRTSISGDNSIALFTSGKAAFLVSGPWALADVKKAGFDYAIQPVPGFDGEEAAAPFMGAQAFMVAANGKNKDIAQEFVNNGVNSEDAMMSLYEGTQLPPAMTAVQDQVDDADLSVFTEAANAAAPMPAIPAMASVWEPLGKAYAAIVSGKDPVSTIQSAGDTITKAIADAG; translated from the coding sequence ATGCGCAGACTGTCCCGCACCCTCGGCCCCGTCGCCGTCGCGGTGCTCGCCCTCACCGCCGCCGGCTGCGGCGGAGGCTCGGGATCGGGCTCCGGCTCGTCCGACGCCGACAGCACGTCCAGCTCGAGCCCGTCCGCCGACGGTGGTGGCGGCGACGCCGACCTCCTCGTGTGGACCGACGCGCTGAAGATCGACGCCGTCAAGCAGGTCGCCGAGGACTTCGGCGAGGCCAACGGCATCAACGTCAAGGTCCAGGCGATCTCGGAGGACCTGCAGGGCAGCTTCGTGACCGCGGACGCGGCCGGCAACGGCCCCGACGTCGTCGTCGGCGCCCACGACTGGATCGGCAACCTGGTCCAGAACGGCGCCATCGACCCGCTCAACCTCGCGCCCGACGAGCTCTCGGGCTACTCCGAGAAGGCCGTGCAGGCGACGACCTACGACGGCAAGCTCTACGGCGTGCCCTACGGCATCGAGGCGCTCGCCCTCTACCGCAACACCGAGGTCGTGCCCGACGAGCCGGCGAGCATGGACGACGCCATCGCCGCGGGCGAGGCGGCGGTCAAGGCCGGCAAGGTCGACTCCGCGCTCAACCTGCCGGTCGGGGAGCTCGGCGACGCCTACCACATGGAGCCGATCCTGACCTCGTTCGGCGGCTACATCTTCTCCTACGACGACGCCACCGGCTACGACGCCCAGGACGTCGGCATCGGCAAGGAGGGCTCGGTCAAGGCGGCCGAGGAGATCTCCCGCCTGGCCAAGGCCAAGGTGCTGCGCACCTCGATCAGCGGTGACAACTCGATCGCCCTGTTCACCAGCGGCAAGGCCGCCTTCCTCGTCTCCGGCCCGTGGGCCCTGGCCGACGTGAAGAAGGCCGGCTTCGACTACGCCATCCAGCCGGTCCCCGGCTTCGACGGCGAGGAGGCGGCGGCGCCGTTCATGGGCGCGCAGGCGTTCATGGTCGCCGCCAACGGCAAGAACAAGGACATCGCGCAGGAGTTCGTCAACAACGGCGTCAACAGCGAGGACGCCATGATGTCGCTCTACGAGGGCACCCAGCTCCCGCCGGCCATGACCGCCGTGCAGGACCAGGTCGACGACGCCGACCTGAGCGTGTTCACCGAGGCCGCCAACGCCGCCGCGCCGATGCCCGCCATCCCGGCCATGGCCTCGGTCTGGGAGCCGCTGGGCAAGGCCTACGCCGCGATCGTCAGCGGCAAGGACCCGGTCTCGACCATCCAGTCGGCCGGCGACACCATCACCAAGGCGATCGCCGACGCCGGCTGA
- a CDS encoding ABC transporter permease subunit, whose product MADLQTSDPSTDTEPRRRFTQPGRDGVPALLVKVLFLGVVVGTAIALSPALVGNGSWFFLGAIWVVAAILVATYATGRALPAKYLVPGTLMLALFVVYPIALTAKTSFTNYGDGTRNDKQTTVDQIVGSSVTRSADSPQYNLTVATDGDPASGPFTYFLVPQDDPESVFEGTADGLEEDPSGVTLDNGRVTAVDGYTILNIKQISAASDALDEIAVPTDDDTFIVRDGTSEAFEGAPTLVYDEDADTITDTTSDTVYTVAKQGDREYFVDGDGTRISDQSWTANVGTRNYERIATDSQIRTDFAKIFVWNVVFATLSVVGTFLLGLLFAITLNDPRVRGQKIYRALLILPYAIPGFISLLLWSSFYNRDFGLINDLTGLDVNWFGGATTAKIAVLITNLWMGFPYMFLVSTGALQAIPEDLREAATIDGAGGFAGFRRITFPLLLVTVAPLLVATFAFNFNNFGAIYLLTGGGPFTPENPTAGGTDILISYLYRLAFGAGGVQIGFASAVSVVLFVITGVMAALQFRATRSLEDVN is encoded by the coding sequence ATGGCGGACCTCCAGACCAGCGACCCCTCGACCGACACCGAGCCGCGGCGCCGCTTCACCCAGCCCGGTCGCGACGGCGTCCCTGCGCTGCTGGTGAAGGTGCTGTTCCTCGGTGTCGTCGTCGGCACCGCGATCGCGCTCAGCCCGGCCCTCGTCGGCAACGGGTCCTGGTTCTTCCTCGGCGCCATCTGGGTGGTCGCCGCGATCCTCGTCGCGACCTACGCGACCGGTCGCGCGCTGCCCGCGAAGTACCTCGTGCCCGGCACCTTGATGCTGGCCCTCTTCGTGGTCTACCCGATCGCGCTCACCGCGAAGACGTCGTTCACCAACTACGGCGACGGCACCCGCAACGACAAGCAGACCACCGTCGACCAGATCGTCGGCTCGTCGGTCACCCGGTCGGCGGACTCGCCGCAGTACAACCTCACCGTCGCCACCGACGGCGACCCCGCGTCCGGGCCGTTCACCTACTTCCTGGTGCCGCAGGACGACCCGGAGTCCGTCTTCGAGGGCACCGCCGACGGCCTCGAGGAGGACCCGTCCGGGGTCACCCTCGACAACGGCCGGGTCACCGCGGTCGACGGCTACACGATCCTGAACATCAAGCAGATCAGCGCCGCGTCCGACGCGCTCGACGAGATCGCCGTCCCGACCGACGACGACACCTTCATCGTCCGCGACGGCACGAGCGAGGCGTTCGAGGGAGCGCCGACGCTGGTCTACGACGAGGACGCGGACACGATCACCGACACGACCAGCGACACGGTCTACACCGTCGCCAAGCAGGGTGACCGCGAGTACTTCGTCGACGGCGACGGCACGCGGATCTCCGACCAGTCGTGGACCGCCAACGTCGGCACCCGCAACTACGAGCGGATCGCCACCGACTCCCAGATCCGCACCGACTTCGCGAAGATCTTCGTCTGGAACGTCGTCTTCGCCACCTTGTCGGTGGTCGGCACGTTCCTGCTCGGCCTGCTGTTCGCCATCACCCTCAACGACCCGCGGGTGCGCGGCCAGAAGATCTACCGGGCGCTGCTGATCCTGCCCTACGCGATCCCCGGCTTCATCTCGCTGCTGCTCTGGTCGAGCTTCTACAACCGCGACTTCGGCCTGATCAACGACCTGACCGGCCTCGACGTCAACTGGTTCGGCGGCGCCACGACCGCCAAGATCGCGGTGCTCATCACCAACCTCTGGATGGGCTTCCCCTACATGTTCCTGGTCTCGACCGGTGCCCTGCAGGCGATCCCCGAGGACCTGCGGGAGGCCGCCACGATCGACGGGGCCGGCGGGTTCGCCGGCTTCCGGCGGATCACCTTCCCGCTGCTGCTGGTGACGGTCGCGCCGCTGCTGGTGGCCACCTTCGCCTTCAACTTCAACAACTTCGGTGCCATCTACCTCCTCACCGGAGGCGGCCCGTTCACGCCGGAGAACCCGACGGCCGGAGGCACCGACATCCTGATCAGCTATCTCTACCGGCTCGCCTTCGGCGCGGGAGGCGTGCAGATCGGCTTCGCGTCCGCCGTCTCGGTGGTCCTGTTCGTCATCACCGGCGTGATGGCGGCCCTGCAGTTCCGCGCCACCCGCTCCCTCGAGGATGTGAACTGA
- a CDS encoding sugar ABC transporter permease: protein MTQVQGPPPGATIVEDAPPTEAGGGRRRRDPAPRTKMPPGRWFREIGWRHLVGVLAVVWALFPVSYLVSASLNPLGNVVTSTMIPRSFSLDNFTQLIDEQPFGTWYRNSIIVCICVVFVQLLFSTFAAYAFSRFRFKGRRGGLLALLLIQMFPQFLAAVALYLMFTEIGEVIPAVGLDTLPGYILMMCGGSLGQVWLIKGFFDSIPMSLDEAAMIDGASHVQVFFRIILPLLQPILAVCGLLVFVGVMGEFLMASIFLRDEGNKTLATGLYGLIDADRSNNLGVFAAGSIMTAIPVVLLFLYLQKFIVGGITAGGVKG, encoded by the coding sequence ATGACCCAGGTCCAGGGCCCGCCGCCGGGCGCCACCATCGTCGAGGACGCCCCGCCCACCGAGGCGGGTGGCGGACGTCGTCGCCGCGACCCGGCACCGAGGACGAAGATGCCCCCCGGGCGCTGGTTCCGCGAGATCGGCTGGCGCCACCTCGTCGGCGTGCTGGCCGTGGTGTGGGCGCTCTTCCCGGTCTCCTACCTGGTCTCGGCGTCGCTCAACCCGCTCGGCAACGTCGTCACCTCGACGATGATCCCGAGGTCGTTCAGCCTCGACAACTTCACCCAGCTCATCGACGAGCAGCCGTTCGGCACGTGGTACCGCAACAGCATCATCGTGTGCATCTGCGTGGTCTTCGTGCAGCTGCTGTTCAGCACGTTCGCCGCCTACGCGTTCAGCCGGTTCCGGTTCAAGGGCCGTCGCGGCGGCCTGCTCGCGCTGCTGCTGATCCAGATGTTCCCGCAGTTCCTCGCCGCGGTCGCGCTCTACCTGATGTTCACCGAGATCGGCGAGGTGATCCCCGCCGTCGGCCTCGACACGCTGCCCGGCTACATCCTGATGATGTGCGGCGGCTCGCTCGGCCAGGTCTGGCTGATCAAGGGCTTCTTCGACTCGATCCCGATGTCGCTCGACGAGGCGGCGATGATCGACGGCGCCAGCCACGTGCAGGTCTTCTTCCGGATCATCCTGCCGCTGCTCCAGCCGATCCTCGCGGTCTGCGGCCTGCTGGTCTTCGTCGGCGTGATGGGCGAGTTCCTGATGGCCTCGATCTTCCTGCGCGACGAGGGCAACAAGACCCTCGCGACCGGTCTCTACGGCCTCATCGACGCCGACCGCTCCAACAACCTCGGCGTCTTCGCCGCCGGCTCCATCATGACCGCGATCCCGGTCGTGCTCCTGTTCCTGTACCTCCAGAAGTTCATCGTCGGCGGCATCACCGCCGGCGGTGTGAAGGGCTGA
- a CDS encoding glycoside hydrolase family 13 protein, translating to MPRHPHPLDPHHDGSVHYVVGDTSVLGGRVTLRVRVPHDEDGTPGATRVVLRAVRDGEPAIGQAEQVSTDAAGAWWEVDLRLVNRLTSYRFLVSRGPHDFRWLTATGVHDRDVSDGGDFRISTDHRLPDWVADQVGYQVFPDRFGRTETDAPVPDWAIECDWDQPVVHKGPDVPYQLYGGTLDGVADHLDQLDVLGATLLYLTPVFEAWSTHRYDAVSFDRVDPLLGGDEALERLAKAVHDHGLRLMGDLTTNHTGQHHDWFLRALADPDAPERAFYRFSDEHPHGYAAWLDIESLPKLDHTSQEMARRLYAGEDSVVAHWLRRGLDGWRVDVANMTGRLGGDDLAHTVAQRIRGTIDEVSPDAWLLAEHGHDATADLTGPGWHGTMDYAGFTRPVWCWLNGGAPDGPGLPHGLDYLGLPVDIPVLPGTAAVATMREVHGAMPWASWQGSTMHLDSHDTPRFRTVTGGGTGGGTDLDGTGRDLHLVGLGLQMTMPGVPVVFMGDELGLTAVDGEHARTPYPWDRPDTWDRATFEAYQQWIALRRDHVALRRGGLRWLHAGEDSMTYLREHPDETLLVHAVRRPAEAVALPAGALGPDASLTALAGDAAGVVDGVLRLPGTTGVSVHRVG from the coding sequence ATGCCGCGCCACCCCCACCCGCTCGACCCGCACCACGACGGCTCCGTCCACTACGTCGTCGGCGACACCTCGGTCCTCGGCGGCCGGGTGACGCTGCGCGTGCGGGTCCCGCACGACGAGGACGGTACGCCTGGGGCGACGCGGGTCGTGCTCCGTGCGGTGCGCGACGGCGAGCCCGCGATCGGGCAGGCCGAGCAGGTGTCCACCGACGCGGCGGGCGCGTGGTGGGAGGTCGACCTGCGGCTGGTCAACCGGCTCACCTCCTACCGCTTCCTCGTCTCCCGCGGCCCCCACGACTTCCGCTGGCTCACCGCCACCGGCGTGCACGACCGCGACGTCTCCGACGGCGGCGACTTCCGGATCAGCACCGACCACCGGCTGCCGGACTGGGTCGCCGACCAGGTCGGCTACCAGGTCTTCCCGGACCGGTTCGGCCGCACCGAGACCGACGCCCCGGTGCCGGACTGGGCGATCGAGTGCGACTGGGACCAGCCGGTCGTGCACAAGGGTCCCGACGTGCCGTACCAGCTCTACGGCGGCACCCTCGACGGCGTCGCCGACCACCTCGACCAGCTCGACGTGCTGGGGGCGACGCTGCTCTACCTCACGCCCGTCTTCGAGGCCTGGTCCACCCACCGCTACGACGCCGTCTCCTTCGACCGCGTCGACCCGCTCCTCGGCGGCGACGAGGCCCTCGAGCGGCTCGCGAAGGCGGTCCACGACCACGGCCTGCGGCTGATGGGCGACCTCACCACCAACCACACCGGCCAGCACCACGACTGGTTCCTGCGTGCGCTCGCCGACCCCGACGCGCCCGAGCGGGCGTTCTACCGCTTCTCCGACGAGCACCCGCACGGCTACGCCGCGTGGCTCGACATCGAGAGCCTGCCCAAGCTCGACCACACCTCGCAGGAGATGGCCCGGCGCCTCTACGCCGGCGAGGACTCCGTGGTCGCCCACTGGCTGCGCCGCGGCCTCGACGGGTGGCGCGTCGACGTCGCCAACATGACGGGTCGCCTGGGCGGCGACGACCTCGCGCACACCGTCGCCCAGCGGATCCGCGGCACCATCGACGAGGTGTCGCCGGACGCCTGGCTGCTCGCCGAGCACGGCCACGACGCCACCGCCGACCTCACCGGCCCGGGCTGGCACGGCACCATGGACTACGCCGGGTTCACCCGGCCGGTCTGGTGCTGGCTCAACGGCGGCGCCCCGGACGGTCCCGGCCTCCCGCACGGCCTGGACTACCTCGGCCTGCCCGTCGACATCCCGGTGCTGCCGGGCACCGCCGCCGTCGCCACGATGCGGGAGGTGCACGGGGCGATGCCGTGGGCGTCCTGGCAGGGCTCGACGATGCACCTCGACTCCCACGACACCCCCCGCTTCCGCACGGTGACCGGGGGCGGCACCGGCGGGGGCACCGACCTCGACGGCACCGGTCGCGACCTGCACCTCGTCGGCCTGGGCCTGCAGATGACGATGCCGGGCGTGCCGGTGGTCTTCATGGGCGACGAGCTCGGCCTCACCGCGGTCGACGGCGAGCACGCGCGCACGCCCTACCCCTGGGACCGTCCGGACACCTGGGACCGTGCGACGTTCGAGGCCTACCAGCAGTGGATCGCGCTGCGGCGCGACCACGTCGCCCTGCGCCGCGGTGGCCTGCGGTGGCTGCACGCCGGCGAGGACTCGATGACCTACCTCCGCGAGCACCCCGACGAGACGCTGCTGGTCCACGCCGTACGCCGTCCGGCGGAGGCGGTGGCGCTGCCGGCCGGTGCGCTCGGCCCCGACGCCTCGCTCACCGCCCTGGCGGGCGACGCGGCCGGCGTCGTCGACGGCGTGCTGCGGCTGCCCGGCACGACCGGCGTCTCCGTCCACCGCGTCGGGTGA
- a CDS encoding phosphotransferase family protein produces the protein MSPGADRGALDRLRAAGFPVTHEVGRGMEGVVAALDDERVVKAWDRRPRAEVDRLRTFYAAVATGLRDVGAPFAVPEVLEVAEVGGLVVTVHPWLRGRALALDGTRPEPVVEVLEWLARVEPHPDMAALPVPDGEAAFDPAVPFGWSMAALVERRAPLLGDAVAPGVVDRLAAALRALEPVPPRLVHGDLGPVHVLLEDGRPTGLLDFGYVSTVGDPAFDAAVAACLQDMFGPGAAAATAAFDELSVGRLGHDPDRLVLHRAAYGLVTASCLADHPGRHLTWCLDLVGAWDGR, from the coding sequence GTGAGCCCGGGAGCGGACCGGGGCGCGCTCGACCGCCTGCGGGCTGCCGGGTTCCCGGTCACCCACGAGGTCGGGCGCGGGATGGAGGGCGTGGTGGCGGCGCTCGACGACGAGCGCGTGGTCAAGGCGTGGGACCGGCGCCCGCGCGCGGAGGTCGACCGGCTGCGCACGTTCTACGCCGCCGTCGCGACCGGACTGCGCGACGTGGGCGCGCCGTTCGCGGTGCCGGAGGTCCTCGAGGTCGCGGAGGTCGGTGGGCTCGTCGTCACCGTGCACCCCTGGCTCCGCGGCCGGGCGCTCGCGCTCGACGGCACCCGCCCCGAGCCGGTGGTCGAGGTCCTCGAGTGGCTGGCGCGGGTCGAGCCCCACCCGGACATGGCGGCGCTCCCCGTCCCGGACGGGGAGGCGGCGTTCGACCCGGCCGTCCCGTTCGGGTGGTCGATGGCGGCGCTGGTCGAGCGCCGGGCACCGCTGCTCGGCGACGCGGTCGCGCCCGGGGTGGTCGACCGGCTGGCCGCCGCGCTGCGCGCGCTCGAGCCGGTGCCGCCGCGCCTGGTGCACGGCGACCTCGGCCCGGTGCACGTGCTCCTCGAGGACGGGCGCCCGACCGGGCTGCTCGACTTCGGCTACGTCTCCACCGTGGGCGACCCGGCCTTCGACGCCGCGGTCGCGGCGTGCCTCCAGGACATGTTCGGTCCCGGCGCGGCGGCGGCGACCGCGGCGTTCGACGAGCTGTCGGTCGGCCGGCTGGGCCACGACCCGGACCGGCTCGTGCTGCACCGGGCGGCGTACGGGCTGGTCACCGCCAGCTGCCTGGCCGACCACCCGGGTCGGCACCTGACGTGGTGCCTCGACCTGGTCGGGGCGTGGGACGGGCGCTGA